A genomic segment from Portunus trituberculatus isolate SZX2019 chromosome 14, ASM1759143v1, whole genome shotgun sequence encodes:
- the LOC123503700 gene encoding squamous cell carcinoma antigen recognized by T-cells 3-like: protein MDSQDRCEDESEMDTAEALNSDSDSDDADDTVDEEQQKKLWLKVEECRKQLEENSLYYDGHVSLITTLQELFELEEARKAREKMSEVYPLTPELWLQWVRDEQKVCTTDEERQYIVSLFERAVKDYTSVQVWVEYVMFMLGGGDIEATRQVGERALTAAGTHVAEGVLVWQVVLLVEKQVYSGLQRPGAVLSEQETADLEKQLCRIQSLYKRQMRVPLLNSDSDALLEEASEYFEENIEAQMKESIKKTEQRLKDKIPFEDELLQSQTEADKLAVYRRYITATKESDNPAAVQSLYERAVLDLCLVPDLWEEYVTFVIRQFPGLDYVVLPVCERSQRNCPWSSALCELHITALQMFATEGEEKTTAALIKRSLEKGLSCGLQIGSDATRMWMAYLIFLRRQIKWNQPHEDQLESFREAAQQAITMIDKYFGDEGDLESQIPRFWACIEAQFVRDCERAREIWNDIIMKRNNNFKRSNLWLEFINLERSFGSEKHCRKLFRRALERVWDEVEIISSAYLRFEQETGDLESMEEFKKRCEDRMVIVNKKRAEDAAKLEAAASPDSGKGKGAKDKRKKNREGNRVVPVKEYDQNGSPQGSKLFKVPLPVSKSIKEKKDDYTVVSELNKSSNSESAMTQKIPKVAPPPGFRGTMKDGNMEVKPTNTSQHGDVEPPPGFKGEVPQESKGSKRRAEESEEAQAKRLKVEKQHGVLTKDSPLDEMCTLFISNLDFKTTEKDVIEFFKSCGEIIDFRLVKNYKCLSKGFGYLVFKAHESAVKGLDMDRTPLNGRPVFVSPYDPENHTHKFKFSTGLEREKLFVSGLPLSMTENDVKEAFQSLGGIKSVRLVTYRNGHSKGLCYIEYHDAETAEKVQQAMDETQLGDKTISVQISNPSVKKKTEDVTSKPSTLGGGSKLKKVGPGRGKGMFSLVPRALMQQPTEASQSDTSEKSAKKLSNDDFRNMLKK, encoded by the exons ATGGATAGCCAGGATAGGTGTGAAGATGAGAGCGAGATGGACACCGCGGAGGCATTGAACAGCGATTCTGATTCAGATGATGCTGATGACACGGTGGACGAAGAACAACAGAAGAAACTATGGCTAAAAGTGGAGGAATGTAGGAAGCAG TTGGAAGAAAATTCGTTGTACTATGATGGGCATGTGAGCTTGATTACAACACTGCAAGAACTGTTTGAACTTGAAGAAGCAAGAAAGGCAAGAGAGAAGATGAGTGAGGTATACCCTCTTACACCAG AATTGTGGCTACAATGGGTTCGGGATGAGCAGAAGGTTTGCACAACAGATGAAGAGCGGCAGTATATTGTTAGTCTTTTTGAACGAGCAGTGAAAGATTACACCA gtgtgcaggtgtgggtggaGTATGTGATGTTTATGCTGGGTGGTGGCGATATAGAGGCCACACGCCAGGTGGGAGAACGAGCTCTTACTGCTGCTGGGACACATGTGGCAGAGGGTGTTCTGGTGTGGCAGGTAGTGCTACTTGTAGAGAAACAG GTGTACAGTGGACTACAAAGGCCAGGAGCAGTGCTGTCTGAACAGGAAACAGCTGACCTGGAGAAACAGCTTTGTAGGATTCAATCTCTCTACAAGAGGCAGATGCGTGTCCCTCTGCTGAACAGTGACTCCGATGCACTGCTAGAGGAAGCCTCAGAATACTTTGAAGAGAACATTGAAGCACAGATGAAGGAAAGCATTAAGAAAACTGAGCAACGACTTAAAGACAAGATCCCATTTGAGGATGAACTA CTACAGTCCCAAACTGAAGCTGATAAGCTGGCAGTGTATCGCCGTTATATCACTGCCACAAAGGAATCAGACAATCCAGCTGCTGTTCAGAGTTTGTATGAGAGAGCAGTTCTGGATCTGTGCCTTGTTCCAG ATCTGTGGGAGGAGTATGTCACTTTTGTAATCCGTCAGTTTCCTGGACTGGACTATGTTGTTTTGCCTGTATGTGAACGAAGCCAAAGAAACTGCCCATGGTCCTCTGCACTCTGTGAGCTCCACATTACAGCACTGCAAATGTTTGCtactgaaggagaagaaaaaactacTGCAGCTTTGATTAAAA ggtcaCTTGAGAAGGGTCTTAGCTGTGGCCTTCAGATAGGAAGTGATGCCACCCGTATGTGGATGGCTTACTTGATCTTCCTGCGGCGACAGATCAAGTGGAATCAGCCTCATGAGGACCAGCTGGAATCCTTCAGAGAAGCAGCACAGCAAGCAATAACAATGATTgataaat ATTTTGGTGATGAGGGAGACTTGGAGAGTCAGATCCCTCGCTTTTGGGCCTGTATTGAGGCACAGTTTGTGAGGGATTgtgaaagagcaagagaaatatggaatgacattataatgaaaaggaacaaTAATTTCAAAAGATCCAACTTATGGCTGGAATTCATCAACCTTGAGAG GAGCTTTGGGTCAGAAAAGCACTGCCGCAAGCTGTTCCGGCGAGCCCTGGAAAGAGTTTGGGATGAGGTGGAAATCATTAGTTCGGCATACCTTCGTTTTGAACAAGAAACAGGAGACCTTGAGTCAATGGAGGAGTTTAAGAAACGCTGTGAAGACAG GATGGTAATTGTTAACAAGAAGAGGGCTGAAGATGCAGCAAAGTTAGAGGCAGCAGCTTCACCAGATAGTGGAAAAGGCAAGGGTGCAAAAGATAAacgtaagaaaaatagagaaggcaACAGAGTTGTGCCAGTAAAGGAATATGACCAAAACGGAAGTCCACAG GGCAGCAAGTTATTCAAGGTTCCTCTTCCAGTCTCCAAATCCATAAAAG aaaagaaggatgattaCACTGTTGTATCGGAATTGAATAAGAGCAGTAATTCAGAGTCTGCCATGACTCAGAAAATCCCCAAGGTTGCACCTCCACCTGGCTTCAGGGGCACAATGAAAGATGGTAATATGGAAGTGAAGCCGACCAACACCAGCCAGCATGGGGATGTAGAACCTCCACCAGGCTTCAAGGGAGAAGTTCCTCAAGAATCAAAGGGGTCAAAGAGGCGAGCTGAAGAATCAGAAGAAGCTCAAGCCAAAAGATTGAAAG TGGAGAAGCAGCATGGAGTTCTTACCAAGGATTCACCATTAGATGAAATGTGCACTCTTTTCATCAGCAACCTGGACTTCAAAACAACTGAAAAGGATGTTATAGAATTCTTTAAGAGTTGTGGAGAAATTATAGACTTCCGATTGGTGAAAAACTACAAGTGCCTCAGTAAAGGCTTTGGTTATTTGGTCTTCAAGGCACATGAATCTGCTGTTAAGGGATTAGATATGGATCGCACTCCCCTCAATGGAAGGCCTGTCTTTGTGTCACCTTATGATCCAGAAAACCATACACATAAATTTAAGTTCTCAACAGgtctagaaagagaaaaattgttTGTGAGTGGACTTCCACTATCCATGACTGAAAATGATGTCAAAGAAGCATTTCAATCACTGGGAGGAATTAAATCTGTCAGACTTGTTACATATCGAAATGGACATTCTAAAGGCCTGTGTTACATTGAGTATCATGATGCTGAAACAGCAGAAAAGGTTCAGCAAGCAATGGATGAAACACAGCTTGGTGACAAGACGATATCAGTTCAAATCAGTAATCCTtctgtgaaaaagaaaacagaggacGTAACCTCTAAACCAAGCACATTAGGGGGTGGCAGCAAGCTAAAGAAGGTTGGTCCAGGAAGAGGCAAAGGAATGTTCAGCCTAGTACCCAGAGCACTGATGCAGCAGCCAACTGAAGCCTCTCAGTCAGACACTTCAGAGAAGTCTGCAAAAAAACTAAGTAATGATGATTTTCGAAATATGTTAAAGAAATAA
- the LOC123503697 gene encoding Werner syndrome ATP-dependent helicase homolog — translation MDVQDEEISEATEALLEDAWEDDDFFEGVLEEVDNSLNTHTPSDAVLEEEEDVLPEGVPPPSEEHLEVLQNYFGHSCFRPMQWKIIYAVLQKQDNCVVMATGYGKSLCYQFPAVYQRGVAVVVSPLISLMEDQVMGLEALNIPACFLGSGQTNKSEVYQNMFNGVYRVVYVTPEFIDACSDILENLMKKVGIMLFAIDEAHCLSQWGHDFRSSYRKLGTIRKKFPTVPILAVTATATQTVQKDICSVLKLRHPVVTVTSFDRPNLYLEAKLKSKSVLEDILPLMVREPGGNYSPDGPTIIYCPTKKITEEVVSELRAAGVKCEMYHAGMNKREREAAHHKFSFDKVDVIVATVAFGMGINKPDVRRVIHYGAPGSPESYYQEIGRAGRDGLPSTCTVFYGSGDDRLHRYFISTLNSEEFREHQYAMLRKMSKFLNQTTCRRIAILSHFTSKVDKTSPKKDCCDNCTKNLLGDTSNKKSSWLSAVLDKEDKYDFTSDAKKIFETVKRGLSCGSTSLIYILRGSKCQRVKPHWMKMPTYGAGKDKNEAFWKELIQMLVHNEWLTESLVSCGQSWGRGRGRGKADFMSYSAIGLGERAYHALKDPNVKVRLAPSAIMMEQLKCVVKRSDLNHGAASTTTTTTSVRQTFNPRDFLFTPSRERERSTSKQNSASSKLLQVPGIATALGSVRTDVVQAHQSKELNKDESHENEEDQEKQKLMMELYKSLLELRNSLADEINFMPYLVATNKTMLLLTQERPTTLSGLRKIEGMSEAKIAKFGRYFISHIHSFCQENNLSCQDYEVKGGEGSQPDDQDWSFQKTSFGWRFKRNSASSTSIPTSSGWLSKAKPQVDSCNVKHPVSSHSSVSAVNPAEGNVRNTLNSSGIEKDTETSSVSGNYLENKNRKESEKNLVENKANVKYTIPKLSEAISTNDEDFFDDLNDVDPVSSHSSHSAVTPAVKTRDFSEGNIKNTLNSPRMEEDTEIASVSGYLENKNRKESEKNVGGSKDNEKYTIPKLSKAISTNDEDFFDDLNDVDFSEELDAEDSCSERRISQEAEKIQPPYPSSFSGTTQKSSTLTHSQELSKRSTEKRGIQFCNDDDSQSKKDKQEYSDAKYENILLNRKRELKGSQWIDARKMKKKVKSNMFFKA, via the exons ATGGATGTACAGGATGAAGAAATATCAGAGGCTACTGAAGCCCTCTTGGAAGATGCTTGGGAAGATGATGATTTTTTTGAGGGTGTACTTGAAGAAGTTGACaactctctcaacacacacactccctcg GATGCTGTgcttgaagaggaagaggatgtccTGCCTGAGGGAGTTCCTCCACCTTCAGAAGAACATCTTGAAGTCCTGCAGAACTACTTTGGTCATTCCTGTTTCCGTCCAATGCAATGGAAAATTATCTATGCTGTCCTGCAG AAACAAGACAACTGTGTGGTAATGGCAACAGGCTATGGGAAGAGTTTGTGTTACCAGTTTCCTGCAGTGTATCAAAGAGGTGTTGCTGTGGTAGTCTCTCCTTTGATATCCCTCATGGAGGATCAGGTTATGGGCCTCGAG GCCTTGAACatccctgcctgcttccttGGTAGTGGTCAAACAAACAAGAGTGAAGTCTACCAAAATATGTTTAATGGAGTATATCGGGTTGTATATGTGACTCCAGAATTTATAGATG CATGCTCAGATATACTGGAGAATCTCATGAAGAAAGTGGGTATCATGTTATTTGCCATAGATGAGGCCCATTGTCTCAGTCAGTGGGGACACGACTTCCGCTCCTCATACAG AAAACTTGGAACAATAAGGAAAAAGTTTCCTACTGTTCCAATTCTGGCTgtgacagcaacagcaacacagaCCGTGCAGAAGGACATTTGCTCTGTGCTAAAGTTGAG aCATCCTGTGGTTACTGTTACCAGTTTTGACCGACCAAATCTTTATCTTGAAGCAAAGCTTAAAAGTAAAAGCGTTCTGGAGGACATACTGCCACTCATGGTACGAGAACCTGGAGGAAACTACTCTCCAGATGGACCAACCATTATTTATTGTCCAACAAAGAAGATCACAGAAGAAGTGGTTTCTGAATTAAGAG CGGCTGGGGTGAAGTGTGAAATGTACCATGCTGGAatgaacaaaagagagagggaggcagctcatcataaattttcttttgataAG GTAGACGTAATAGTGGCTACTGTTGCGTTTGGCATGGGCATCAATAAGCCAGATGTAAGGCGAGTAATACACTATGGAGCTCCTGGCAGCCCTGAGTCTTACTACCAGGAAATAGGCCGTGCAGGAAGGGATGGCCTACCATCAACCTGCACagtgttttatggttctgggGATGACCGTCTTCATAG atatttcatcagtaCCTTGAACTCAGAAGAGTTTCGAGAGCATCAGTATGCCATGTTGAGGAAAATGTCCAAGTTCCTGAACCAGACCACTTGTCGAAGGATAGCAATCTTATCTCACTTCACATCAAAGGTTGATAAAACTTCACCAAAGAAAGACTGCTGTGATAACTGTACAAAGAA tttactTGGAGATACTTCAAATAAAAAGTCATCATGGTTATCTGCAGTTCTTGATAAGGAGGATAAATATGATTTCACTTCAGATGCAAAGAAGATTTTTGAAACAGTAAAG AGGGGTCTTAGTTGTGGATCTACATCTCTTATCTACATTCTTCGAGGTTCCAAGTGCCAGCGAGTGAAACCACATTGGATGAAGATGCCCACATATGGAGCTgggaaagacaaaaatgaagctTTTTGGAAGGAGCTTA ttcagATGTTGGTGCATAATGAATGGCTCACAGAGAGTCTAGTTTCTTGTGGGCAGAGCTGGGGCCGGGGCAGAGGCAGAGGCAAAGCTGACTTCATGTCTTACAGTGCCATTGGATTGGGTGAGAGAGCATATCATGCTCTTAAGGATCCTAA TGTCAAAGTACGTTTAGCACCATCAGCCATCATGATGGAGCAACTAAAGTgtgtggtgaagaggagtgacCTGAATCATGGtgcagcctccaccaccactactactacctctgtcCGACAAACATTCAATCCAAG GGACTTCTTATTCACACCaagtagggagagagaaagatccaCTTCAAAACAAAACTCAGCAAGTTCTAAGCTTCTGCAAGTTCCTGGCATTGCCACTGCTTTGGGGTCTGTCAGGACTGATGTGGTGCAGGCCCACCAAAGTAAGGAGCTGAATAAGGATGAATCtcatgaaaatgaggaagatcaagaaaagcaaaaattgATG ATGGAGTTGTACAAGTCTCTCTTGGAGCTGAGAAACTCTCTTGCTGATGAAATTAACTTCATGCCTTACCTGGTCGCCACAAACAAGACCATGCTTCTGCTCACCCAGGAGAGGCCCACCACACTCTCCGGCCTTCGGAAAA TTGAGGGGATGAGTGAAGCTAAAATTGCAAAATTTGGTCGTTACTTCATTAGCCACATTCACTCCTTCTGCCAAGAAAACAATTTAAGCTGCCAGGATTATGAA gtTAAGGGTGGTGAAGGAAGCCAGCCTGACGATCAGGATTGGAGCTTTCAGAAGACATCATTTGGATGGCGTTTTAAAAGGAATTCTGCAAGTTCAACATCCATACCCACTTCCTCTGGGTGGTTATCTAAAGCAAAACCACAAGTGGACTCCTGTAATGTAAAGCATCCAGTGTCTTCACATTCATCAGTCAGTGCAGTAAATCCAGCTGAGGGAAATGTTAGAAATACATTAAACTCATcaggaatagaaaaagatacAGAAACTTCATCTGTGTCTGGAAATTACCttgagaataagaacagaaaggaaagtgagaagaatTTGGTTGAAAATAAAGCTAATGTGAAGTACACTATCCCAAAATTAAGTGAAGCCATTTCTACTAATGACGAAGACTTTTTTGATGACCTTAATGATGTAGATCCAGTCTCTTCCCATTCATCACACAGTGCAGTAACTCCAGCTGTTAAAACAAGAGACTTTAGTGAGGGAAATATTAAAAATACATTAAACTCACcaagaatggaagaagatacAGAAATTGCATCTGTGTCTGGTTATCTtgaaaataagaacagaaaggaaagtgagaaaaatgtgGGTGGAAGTAAAGATAATGAGAAGTACACTATACCAAAATTAAGCAAAGCCATTTCTACTAACGATGAAGACTTTTTTGATGACCTTAATGATGTAGATTTTTCAGAAGAACTTGATGCAGAAGATAGCtgtagtgaaagaagaatttcTCAGGAAGCAGAGAAGATACAGCCACCATATCCATCTAGTTTTTCAGGCACAACACAGAAAAGCTCAACACTTACTCATTCACAGGAATTGAGCAAAAGGTccacagagaagagagggatacaattttgtaatgatgatgattcaCAGTCAAAGAAAGATAAGCAAGAATACTCAGATGCAAAGTATGAAAACATTCTcttgaatagaaagagagaattaaaaggaaGTCAATGGATTGAtgcaaggaaaatgaaaaagaaagtaaagtcaAATATGTTTTTCAAAGCCTAA